TGCTCGCCTACCGGCACCTGCAGCGGTTGCGGCGCATCCACCTGGAGGGCATCGCCCCGGAGCCCGGCACGCGCGAGAACTGTCTCTTCCTGGGGCCCACCGGCAGTGGGAAGACGTTCCTGGTGGAGCTGCTCTTCCGGGAGATTCTCGGGGTGCCCACGCTCATCGTGGACGCCACGCAGTTCTCCGAGACGGGTTACGTGGGAGACGACGTGACCACCATGCTCTCGCGCCTCTACGAGGCGGCGGGTGGGGACGTGGCGTGGGCGGCCTGCGGGGCCATCTGCATGGACGAGTTCGACAAGCTCGCCACCAGCCGCTCCGATGCCCGCTTCGCCGGGCAGCAGACCACCAAGGACGTGAGCGGCTTCGGCGTGCAGCGTGGCCTGCTCAACCTGCTGAGCGCGCCACGGGCGGACTTCCCGCCGGACTTCGGCTTCACCAGCCGCACGCCGCCCATGCCCATGGAGCTGTCGGCGCTGACGTTCATCGCTTGCGGGGCCTTCAGCGGGCTGAAGGGCACGGCCGAGGAGCTCGGGACGAAGGAGCGCATGGGCTTCGGGCGCGAGGTGCGCAAGCGCGAGCCGGTCATCGCCGAGAAGGTGACGGAGGATCAGATCGAACAGACGACGGCCTTCGCGCGCTACGGCTTCATCCCGGAGCTCATCGGCCGCTTCAGCCGCATCGTCTCCTTCGCGCCGCTGGACGCGGCGACGCTGGGCAGCATCCTCGAGGACAACGTGCTGCGCGCCTACGAGCGCGAGTTCGCCCACGAGGGCCTGACGCTGGTGGTGGAGCCCGCGGTGCGCGAGTGGGTGGTGGCGCGGGCGCTCAAGCGCGAGACGGGAGCGCGAGGCCTGCGCGCCGCCCTGGTGCCGCAGCTGGAGCGCGCCGCATACGACCACTTCGGCGAGCCCCAGGTGTCCACCGTGCGTCTGGTGCTGGACGGCGACCAGGTGA
This is a stretch of genomic DNA from Archangium violaceum. It encodes these proteins:
- a CDS encoding AAA family ATPase, which codes for MSPRPDHLQALPFEHGQSVRERVAALEVLSPREIDERLSSLGYRGQKEARRAASVLAYRHLQRLRRIHLEGIAPEPGTRENCLFLGPTGSGKTFLVELLFREILGVPTLIVDATQFSETGYVGDDVTTMLSRLYEAAGGDVAWAACGAICMDEFDKLATSRSDARFAGQQTTKDVSGFGVQRGLLNLLSAPRADFPPDFGFTSRTPPMPMELSALTFIACGAFSGLKGTAEELGTKERMGFGREVRKREPVIAEKVTEDQIEQTTAFARYGFIPELIGRFSRIVSFAPLDAATLGSILEDNVLRAYEREFAHEGLTLVVEPAVREWVVARALKRETGARGLRAALVPQLERAAYDHFGEPQVSTVRLVLDGDQVSTVAG